One Jannaschia sp. GRR-S6-38 genomic window carries:
- a CDS encoding DUF6446 family protein encodes MGKFAVILIVLSAFAAGAGLWYAQTRGYYDRVDGPVTLTLAGPEGGLTTLPATDVEAISSISSPLGFRACFQHQLALEALGREITVEPRPEAAPTIAPGWFDCYDAAYLGEMLATGEARAFTAYPNAAFGVDRIVALTADGRGWAWHELNDCGEKSYDGTVTGDTCPDRASFTPLIEGSL; translated from the coding sequence TTGGGCAAGTTCGCCGTCATCCTGATCGTTCTCTCCGCCTTCGCGGCGGGGGCCGGTCTCTGGTACGCGCAGACGCGCGGCTATTACGACCGCGTGGACGGCCCCGTGACGCTGACGCTGGCCGGGCCGGAGGGCGGGCTGACCACGCTTCCGGCGACGGATGTGGAGGCGATCTCCTCGATCTCCTCGCCGCTCGGCTTCCGGGCCTGCTTCCAGCACCAGCTCGCGCTCGAGGCGCTGGGCCGCGAGATCACGGTCGAGCCGCGCCCCGAGGCCGCGCCGACGATCGCGCCGGGCTGGTTCGACTGCTACGACGCGGCCTATCTGGGCGAAATGCTGGCCACGGGCGAGGCGCGGGCCTTCACCGCCTATCCGAACGCGGCCTTCGGGGTGGACCGTATCGTCGCCCTGACGGCGGACGGGCGCGGCTGGGCCTGGCACGAACTGAACGATTGCGGCGAGAAGTCCTATGACGGCACCGTCACCGGCGATACCTGCCCGGATCGCGCGAGTTTCACGCCGCTGATCGAGGGAAGCCTCTGA
- the glyS gene encoding glycine--tRNA ligase subunit beta, whose amino-acid sequence MSDLLIELFSEEIPARMQRRAAEDLKRLMTDGLVEAGLTYAGAVAHCTPRRLALSVQGLTDESPTTTEERRGPKVGAPDKAIEGFLRSTGLAREDLTVVAEKKGQVYMARITHEGRPAQTIVAEVLERVIRDFPWPKSMRWGAGSLRWVRPLRRILCILSREDGAEIVPLDVDGIVAGDVTEGHRFMAPEPFRVTGFDDYEAKLKRAKVILSSEERADAIWHDATNMAFAAGLEVVEDSGLLAEVAGLVEWPVVLMGEIGADFLELPPEVLQTSMKEHQKFFSVRDKAGRITRFVTVANRETADDGATILQGNSRVLSARLADAKFFWENDLAVVRERGLEGMAAPLDKVTFHAKLGSQAERVKRIEVLAREIAPRVGAKPDLAAEAARICKADLASEMVYEFPELQGVMGRYYAEAAGHDDGVPEACEMHYKPLGPSDAVPSEPVSVAVALADKLDTLAGFWAIDEKPTGSKDPYALRRAALGVIRLTLEHSLSLSLDKILSCADQAIWEQIAERAEQDEAAAVVSFERKTGLKIDELSDPLVQILSTVEIESGIPIPAHPLLAFLHDRLKVHLRDEGIRHDVIDACLTGDRTDDLTDLVARARALDAVLKTDAGANLLQGWKRAANILTQAEAADGVEYSYGADRKLADTEEERALFDAIEAAQPKIDAALGAENYPAAMAALAGLRGPVDDFFEAVQVNSDNAITRRNRLNLLSQIVRTGEKLGDLGRIAA is encoded by the coding sequence ATGTCCGACCTGCTGATCGAGCTCTTCTCGGAGGAGATCCCCGCCCGCATGCAGCGCCGTGCGGCCGAAGACCTGAAGCGGCTGATGACCGACGGGCTGGTCGAGGCCGGGCTGACCTATGCGGGCGCGGTGGCGCATTGCACGCCCCGGCGGCTCGCGCTTTCGGTGCAGGGCCTGACCGACGAGAGCCCCACGACCACCGAGGAGCGTCGCGGCCCCAAGGTCGGCGCGCCCGACAAGGCGATCGAAGGCTTCCTGCGCTCCACCGGCCTCGCCCGCGAGGATCTGACCGTGGTCGCGGAGAAGAAGGGCCAGGTTTACATGGCCCGCATCACCCACGAAGGCCGGCCCGCGCAGACCATCGTGGCCGAGGTGTTGGAGCGGGTGATCCGCGACTTCCCCTGGCCCAAATCGATGCGCTGGGGGGCGGGCAGCCTGCGCTGGGTGCGCCCGCTGCGCCGGATCCTGTGCATCCTCAGCCGCGAGGACGGGGCCGAGATCGTGCCGCTGGACGTCGACGGGATCGTGGCCGGCGACGTGACCGAGGGCCACCGCTTCATGGCCCCCGAACCCTTCCGCGTGACCGGCTTCGACGATTACGAGGCCAAGCTGAAGCGCGCCAAGGTGATCCTGTCGTCGGAGGAACGCGCCGACGCGATCTGGCACGACGCGACCAACATGGCCTTCGCCGCCGGGCTGGAGGTGGTCGAGGACAGCGGCCTTCTGGCCGAGGTCGCGGGGCTGGTCGAATGGCCCGTTGTCCTGATGGGCGAGATCGGCGCCGATTTCCTGGAGCTGCCGCCCGAAGTGCTGCAGACCTCGATGAAGGAGCACCAGAAGTTCTTCTCGGTCCGCGACAAGGCCGGCCGGATCACCCGCTTCGTCACGGTGGCCAATCGCGAGACGGCCGATGACGGCGCGACGATCCTGCAGGGCAATTCCCGGGTGCTCTCCGCGCGGCTGGCGGATGCCAAGTTCTTCTGGGAGAACGACCTCGCCGTGGTCCGCGAGCGGGGGCTGGAAGGCATGGCCGCGCCGCTCGACAAGGTGACCTTCCACGCGAAGCTCGGCAGCCAGGCCGAGCGGGTAAAGCGGATCGAGGTGCTGGCCCGCGAGATCGCACCGCGTGTCGGCGCCAAGCCCGACCTCGCCGCCGAGGCGGCGCGCATCTGCAAGGCCGATCTGGCCTCCGAGATGGTCTACGAGTTCCCGGAGCTGCAGGGCGTCATGGGCCGCTACTATGCCGAGGCCGCGGGCCATGACGACGGCGTGCCCGAGGCCTGCGAGATGCATTACAAGCCGCTGGGCCCTTCGGACGCCGTGCCGTCGGAGCCGGTCAGCGTGGCCGTGGCGCTGGCCGACAAGCTGGACACGCTGGCGGGGTTCTGGGCCATCGACGAGAAGCCGACGGGATCGAAGGATCCTTACGCGCTGCGGCGCGCGGCGCTTGGGGTGATCCGTCTCACGCTAGAGCATTCCCTATCTTTATCACTCGACAAAATCCTATCTTGCGCGGATCAGGCGATCTGGGAACAAATCGCCGAACGTGCTGAGCAGGACGAAGCGGCTGCCGTGGTCAGCTTCGAACGAAAAACTGGCCTGAAGATCGATGAACTCTCCGATCCACTCGTTCAAATCCTCAGCACCGTGGAAATTGAGAGTGGCATCCCAATTCCAGCGCACCCTCTCCTCGCCTTCCTCCACGACCGCCTGAAGGTCCACCTGCGGGACGAGGGCATCCGCCACGACGTGATCGACGCCTGCCTCACGGGCGACCGCACCGACGACCTGACCGATCTCGTGGCGCGCGCGCGGGCGCTCGATGCGGTGCTCAAGACCGACGCGGGCGCGAATCTGCTTCAGGGCTGGAAGCGCGCGGCCAATATCCTGACGCAGGCCGAGGCGGCCGATGGCGTCGAATACAGCTACGGCGCGGATCGCAAGCTGGCCGATACCGAGGAGGAGCGCGCGCTCTTTGACGCGATCGAAGCCGCGCAGCCGAAGATCGACGCCGCCCTCGGGGCCGAGAACTACCCGGCCGCCATGGCCGCGCTCGCGGGCCTTCGCGGACCGGTCGACGACTTTTTCGAGGCCGTGCAGGTCAATTCCGACAACGCGATCACCCGCCGCAACCGCCTGAACCTGCTCAGCCAGATCGTGCGGACCGGCGAGAAGCTGGGCGATCTGGGCCGCATCGCGGCCTGA
- a CDS encoding putative PEP-binding protein, translating to MLDTPRFTEITPTADIRGDRHGKRAKCLQRLVRMDLPVPQTVALPFDTVREIAEGALPDLSTLIGIFDGEPRLLSVRSSSETPDWGGPGAVLNIGMNDAAHAWLSNTLGDRVADALYLRFIRSYAIEVMRLDEAPFDTATTPLEARTVFEEEMDEPFPQDIATQLGAVLRAMARAWEGTSARLLRQAQGAPADAGLGLVVQRMAQGMGPGQSGSGVVQFVDPQTGAPQVTGRYLGQAMGRDAIRQPDKAMFLTRDPRGPSLEELLPEVYAELLEVGARCRTRLREEMQVEFTIDQGRLAVLDAVRCPRDARADVAIVTALARDGIIPRAEAVSRIAPAALARLLHRQIDPDARRDVIASGVAASPGAASGKLVFDPAAAQASLSRDEPCILVRRETTPDDVRGMHAADGILTERGGTTSHAAVIARGLGLPCVTGATGLRISDRARTVTLPGGAILREGDEITIDGSSGEVMRGTVPTREPALDDSFRDLMAWSDAIRDIGVRANADTLADATLARGFGVDGIGLCRTEHMFFDPARLTVMREMIFAEGPEDRAAALERLLPMQRADFTDLFRLMDGLPVCIRLLDPPLHEFLPGEGEGTRALAAALDRPLSEVKSRISAMQEYNPMLGMRGVRLGIAVPEIYEMQARAIFEATATVQSEGTPIVPEIMIPLVTARREVELVRRRIEGIAAAVRHETGVAFEFKLGVMVETPRAALRAGEIAETSAFLSFGTNDLTQMTYGLSRDDAGRFMSAYVNEGVYPEDPFGTLDVDGVGELLLLGAARGRQVRPDITISLCGEHGGNPESIAFCRLAGFDYVSCSPFRVPVAKLAAAQATLLASDPAK from the coding sequence ATGCTCGACACGCCCCGCTTCACCGAGATCACCCCGACCGCCGACATCCGCGGCGATCGGCACGGAAAGCGTGCGAAATGCCTGCAGCGCCTGGTCCGGATGGACCTGCCGGTGCCGCAGACCGTGGCGCTGCCCTTTGACACCGTGCGCGAGATCGCCGAGGGCGCGCTGCCCGACCTGTCCACCCTGATCGGCATCTTCGACGGCGAGCCGCGGCTTCTCAGTGTCCGCAGCTCGTCGGAGACGCCGGATTGGGGCGGGCCGGGCGCGGTGCTCAATATCGGCATGAACGACGCGGCGCATGCGTGGCTGTCGAACACGCTGGGCGACCGCGTGGCCGACGCGCTCTACCTGCGCTTCATCCGCTCCTACGCCATCGAAGTGATGCGCCTTGACGAGGCGCCCTTCGACACGGCCACCACGCCGCTGGAGGCCCGGACCGTCTTCGAGGAGGAGATGGACGAGCCCTTCCCGCAAGACATTGCGACCCAGCTGGGCGCCGTGCTGCGCGCGATGGCGCGCGCCTGGGAAGGAACCTCCGCCCGCCTCTTGCGACAGGCGCAGGGCGCGCCCGCCGATGCGGGGCTGGGCCTCGTGGTGCAGCGCATGGCGCAGGGCATGGGCCCGGGGCAGTCGGGCTCGGGCGTGGTGCAATTCGTCGATCCGCAGACCGGCGCGCCGCAGGTGACCGGGCGCTACCTGGGCCAGGCGATGGGCCGGGACGCGATCCGCCAGCCCGACAAGGCGATGTTCCTGACCCGCGACCCGCGCGGCCCCTCGCTGGAGGAGCTGCTCCCCGAGGTCTATGCCGAGCTTCTGGAGGTGGGCGCCCGCTGCCGCACCCGCCTGCGCGAGGAAATGCAGGTCGAATTCACCATCGACCAGGGCCGGCTTGCGGTGCTCGACGCGGTGCGCTGTCCGCGCGACGCCCGCGCCGACGTGGCCATCGTCACCGCGCTGGCGCGCGACGGGATCATCCCGCGTGCCGAGGCCGTCAGCCGCATCGCCCCCGCCGCGCTTGCCCGGCTCCTGCATCGCCAGATTGACCCCGATGCGCGGCGCGACGTCATCGCGAGCGGCGTCGCCGCGTCGCCCGGCGCCGCCTCGGGCAAGCTGGTCTTCGACCCGGCCGCCGCGCAGGCCAGCCTGTCGCGCGACGAGCCCTGCATCCTGGTGCGCCGCGAAACGACGCCCGACGACGTGCGCGGCATGCATGCCGCCGATGGGATCCTGACCGAGCGGGGCGGCACGACCAGCCACGCCGCCGTGATCGCCCGGGGGCTGGGCCTGCCTTGCGTGACCGGGGCCACCGGTCTGCGCATCTCGGACCGGGCGCGCACCGTCACCCTCCCTGGCGGCGCGATCCTGCGCGAGGGCGACGAGATCACCATCGACGGCTCCTCCGGCGAAGTGATGCGCGGCACGGTCCCGACGCGCGAGCCGGCGCTCGACGACAGCTTCCGCGACCTGATGGCCTGGTCTGACGCGATCCGCGATATCGGCGTGCGCGCCAATGCCGACACGCTCGCCGACGCGACGCTGGCGCGCGGCTTCGGCGTCGACGGCATCGGCCTGTGCCGGACCGAGCACATGTTCTTCGACCCCGCGCGCCTGACGGTGATGCGCGAGATGATCTTCGCCGAAGGCCCCGAAGACCGCGCCGCCGCGCTGGAGCGGCTGCTGCCGATGCAGCGGGCCGATTTCACCGATCTGTTCCGCCTGATGGACGGGCTGCCGGTCTGCATCCGCCTTCTCGACCCGCCGCTGCACGAATTCCTGCCCGGCGAGGGCGAGGGCACACGGGCGCTCGCCGCCGCGCTGGACCGCCCGCTTTCCGAGGTGAAGAGCCGCATCTCGGCGATGCAGGAATACAACCCGATGCTGGGCATGCGCGGCGTCCGGCTGGGGATTGCGGTGCCCGAGATCTACGAAATGCAAGCCCGCGCCATCTTCGAGGCCACTGCGACGGTCCAGAGCGAGGGCACGCCGATCGTCCCCGAGATCATGATCCCGCTCGTCACCGCGCGCCGCGAGGTCGAGCTCGTCCGCAGGCGGATCGAGGGCATTGCCGCCGCCGTGCGCCACGAGACCGGCGTCGCCTTCGAGTTCAAGCTGGGCGTGATGGTCGAGACGCCCCGAGCCGCGCTGCGTGCGGGCGAGATCGCCGAGACTTCGGCCTTCCTCAGCTTCGGGACCAACGACCTGACGCAGATGACCTATGGCCTGTCGCGCGACGACGCGGGCCGCTTCATGTCGGCCTATGTCAACGAGGGCGTCTATCCCGAGGACCCGTTCGGCACATTGGATGTGGACGGGGTGGGCGAGCTTCTGCTACTCGGCGCGGCGCGGGGACGGCAGGTCCGCCCCGACATCACCATCTCGCTCTGCGGCGAGCATGGCGGCAACCCGGAATCGATCGCCTTCTGCCGGCTGGCGGGATTCGATTACGTCTCCTGCTCGCCGTTCCGGGTCCCCGTGGCGAAACTTGCCGCGGCCCAGGCGACCTTGTTGGCCTCCGATCCGGCAAAATAG
- a CDS encoding cell wall hydrolase — protein MQIVPNAARMAAVALLLCVGTQGTADTDQTNTAMDATRGWASLASLDPAAGDDRGAGALGGTARPLLGAKTADAPPPMGRGALDAMPRASGNQQWRCLTEAIYFEARGEPVAGQVAVAEVILNRVDSPRYPSSICKVVNQGTGRIHACQFSYTCDGQPETVSEPAAWERAGKIARLLIDGAPRALTAEATHYHADYVNPRWAAVYPRTAKVGKHIFYRQIPGA, from the coding sequence ATGCAGATCGTTCCCAACGCGGCCCGTATGGCCGCGGTGGCGCTCCTGTTGTGTGTCGGCACACAGGGTACGGCCGACACGGATCAGACGAACACCGCGATGGACGCGACCCGGGGCTGGGCCAGCCTCGCCAGCCTCGACCCCGCGGCCGGCGACGATCGCGGCGCCGGGGCGCTGGGCGGCACCGCCCGGCCCCTGCTGGGCGCCAAGACCGCAGACGCCCCGCCGCCCATGGGCCGCGGCGCGCTCGACGCGATGCCGCGCGCCAGCGGCAACCAGCAATGGCGCTGCCTCACCGAGGCGATCTATTTCGAGGCCCGCGGCGAGCCCGTCGCCGGCCAGGTGGCGGTGGCCGAGGTCATCCTCAACCGCGTGGACAGCCCGCGCTACCCCTCCTCGATCTGCAAGGTCGTCAACCAGGGCACCGGCCGGATCCACGCCTGCCAGTTCAGCTATACCTGCGACGGCCAGCCCGAGACCGTGTCCGAGCCCGCCGCCTGGGAACGCGCCGGCAAGATCGCCCGGCTGCTGATCGACGGCGCGCCCCGCGCCCTGACCGCCGAGGCCACGCATTACCACGCCGATTACGTCAATCCTCGCTGGGCGGCCGTCTATCCGCGCACCGCGAAGGTCGGCAAGCACATCTTCTATCGCCAGATCCCCGGCGCCTGA
- a CDS encoding dihydroneopterin aldolase, with product MTTRPARAADAPDQEALRLAFAAPLDRARAGGQPLDRISLREHVREVEIGAFQPERGVTQRIRFDIVAEVVPHPEAVAEDDVDGILSYDTLIDAIDHELAAERLNLLETLAERLAARVLLHDRALRVFVRIEKLDRGPHVLGVEIVRSRAAQAPRLAEDDAPHPRVILLGPGAPDDPDLPAMLDRLARDPAPTVLIATPRDPAPHAAHPMAQRRIDLLALEQAAWLLAARDRRCIVVDSRTELDWSMRRGGLAVWAPSRIVLDSTHGPEGADPAELARWFAAEFHAVELVLPGGARLGGPVPEREAAAPARV from the coding sequence ATGACGACCCGACCCGCCCGCGCCGCCGACGCCCCCGATCAGGAGGCGCTGCGCCTCGCCTTCGCCGCGCCGCTCGACCGGGCCCGCGCCGGCGGGCAGCCCCTGGACCGCATCTCGCTGCGCGAGCATGTCCGCGAGGTCGAGATCGGCGCTTTCCAGCCCGAGCGCGGCGTCACCCAGCGCATCCGGTTCGACATCGTGGCCGAGGTCGTGCCCCATCCCGAGGCCGTGGCCGAGGACGACGTGGACGGCATCCTCAGCTACGACACGCTGATCGACGCGATCGACCACGAACTGGCCGCCGAACGGCTCAACCTGCTGGAGACGCTGGCCGAACGGCTGGCCGCGCGGGTCCTTCTGCACGACCGCGCGCTGCGGGTCTTCGTGCGCATCGAGAAGCTCGACCGCGGCCCCCACGTGTTGGGGGTCGAGATCGTCCGGTCCCGCGCGGCGCAGGCCCCACGTTTGGCCGAAGACGACGCGCCGCATCCGCGGGTCATCCTGCTCGGCCCCGGCGCGCCCGACGATCCCGACCTGCCGGCGATGCTGGATCGGCTGGCCCGGGATCCCGCGCCCACCGTCCTGATCGCCACGCCCCGCGACCCCGCGCCCCATGCCGCGCATCCGATGGCGCAGCGCCGCATCGACCTGCTGGCGCTGGAACAGGCCGCCTGGCTTCTCGCCGCGCGCGACCGGCGCTGCATCGTTGTGGACAGCCGGACCGAACTCGACTGGTCTATGCGCCGCGGCGGGCTCGCCGTCTGGGCCCCGTCGCGGATCGTGCTCGATTCGACCCATGGGCCGGAGGGCGCCGACCCGGCCGAGCTGGCCCGCTGGTTCGCCGCCGAGTTTCACGCCGTCGAGCTGGTCCTGCCGGGCGGCGCGCGGCTGGGCGGTCCGGTCCCCGAGCGCGAGGCCGCCGCGCCCGCGCGGGTCTGA
- the folP gene encoding dihydropteroate synthase, translating into MRYLRPLPAPDGPRLAGGWLRFDRVLALSRGGAREVLPVAELTADELAALTAPRPDIAGLAFDAPRIMGILNVTPDSFSDGGRHLDPADALARAATMAEADILDVGGESTRPGATEVPAAEEIARVAPVLAALGHRRVSIDTRKGAVARAALDAGAALVNDVSALRFDPDMAATVAAADAPICLMHAGGPPETMQDDPRYDDPVLDIYDALSERIAAAEAAGIARSRIIADPGIGFGKTEAHNLALLRDIGVFHGLGVPILLGASRKRFIGSIGAAAQADARMPGTLAVTLAAVAQGVQLHRVHDVAEVAQGLKLWRAVEGNRA; encoded by the coding sequence ATGCGCTACCTGCGCCCCCTGCCCGCGCCCGACGGCCCGCGCCTCGCGGGCGGCTGGCTGCGCTTCGACCGCGTGCTGGCGCTGTCGCGGGGCGGCGCGCGGGAGGTCCTGCCGGTCGCGGAGCTGACCGCTGACGAGCTCGCGGCGCTGACCGCCCCGCGTCCCGACATCGCCGGTCTCGCCTTCGACGCCCCTCGGATCATGGGCATCCTGAACGTCACGCCGGACAGCTTCTCGGATGGCGGCCGCCATCTCGATCCCGCCGATGCGCTGGCCCGGGCCGCCACGATGGCGGAGGCCGATATCCTGGACGTGGGCGGGGAAAGCACGCGGCCCGGCGCGACCGAGGTGCCCGCGGCCGAGGAGATCGCCCGCGTCGCCCCGGTGCTCGCGGCGCTGGGCCACCGCCGCGTCAGCATCGACACCCGCAAGGGCGCCGTGGCCCGCGCGGCGCTCGACGCGGGCGCGGCGCTGGTCAACGACGTCTCCGCCCTGCGCTTCGACCCCGACATGGCCGCCACGGTCGCCGCGGCCGACGCCCCGATCTGCCTGATGCATGCCGGCGGCCCGCCCGAGACGATGCAGGACGATCCGCGCTACGACGACCCCGTTTTGGATATCTACGACGCGCTGTCCGAGCGCATCGCAGCGGCCGAGGCGGCGGGCATCGCGCGCAGCCGCATCATCGCCGATCCGGGGATCGGCTTCGGCAAGACCGAGGCGCATAACCTCGCGCTGCTGCGCGATATCGGCGTGTTTCACGGGCTGGGCGTGCCGATCCTGCTGGGCGCGTCGCGCAAGCGCTTCATCGGATCGATCGGCGCCGCCGCGCAGGCCGACGCGCGAATGCCCGGAACGCTGGCGGTGACACTCGCGGCTGTGGCACAAGGCGTGCAGCTGCACCGCGTCCACGACGTGGCGGAGGTGGCGCAGGGCCTCAAGCTGTGGCGGGCGGTTGAAGGGAATCGGGCATGA
- the glmM gene encoding phosphoglucosamine mutase: MSKLFGTDGVRGRANQGNMTAETALRLGAAAGQFFRREGQGASAHRVVIGKDTRLSGYMLENALTAGLTSMGMNVLLLGPVPTPAVGLLARSMRADLGVMISASHNPPEDNGIKFFGPDGFKLSDEAETEIERLVHDGVAPVPADDIGRAKRIEDGRGRYVEYAKTTIPSGMSLEGLRIVVDCANGAAYRAAPEVLSELGATVIPIGVDPNGRNINKGCGSTHTMAAAEAVVAHGADLGISLDGDADRVMILDASGTVADGDQLMALFASRWATEGRLNGATLVATVMSNLGLERHLAAQGIALQRTKVGDRYVVEAMRQGGWNLGGEQSGHIVMTDYATTGDGLIAGLQFAAEMVRTGRPAAELMHSFTPVPQRLENVKYEMGARPLDKTEVRTAISAAEAALSGKGRLLIRPSGTEPLIRVMAECEDPALLDRVVDDVAGAVRASA, encoded by the coding sequence ATGAGCAAACTCTTCGGAACCGATGGCGTGCGCGGACGCGCCAACCAGGGAAACATGACCGCCGAGACGGCGCTGAGGCTGGGCGCGGCGGCGGGACAGTTCTTCCGCCGCGAGGGCCAGGGCGCGTCGGCGCACCGGGTGGTGATCGGCAAGGACACGCGGCTCTCGGGCTACATGCTGGAGAACGCGCTGACCGCCGGGCTGACCTCGATGGGCATGAACGTGCTTCTGCTGGGTCCGGTGCCGACGCCCGCCGTGGGCCTGCTGGCCCGTTCGATGCGTGCCGATCTGGGCGTGATGATCTCGGCCAGCCACAACCCGCCCGAAGACAACGGCATCAAGTTCTTCGGACCCGACGGCTTCAAGCTGTCCGACGAGGCCGAAACCGAGATCGAGCGGCTCGTCCATGACGGCGTCGCGCCGGTGCCCGCGGACGATATCGGCCGCGCCAAGCGGATCGAGGACGGGCGCGGGCGCTATGTCGAGTACGCCAAGACGACGATCCCGTCCGGCATGTCGCTGGAGGGACTGCGCATCGTCGTCGACTGCGCCAACGGGGCCGCCTACCGCGCCGCGCCCGAGGTGCTGTCGGAACTGGGCGCGACGGTGATCCCGATCGGCGTCGATCCCAATGGCCGTAACATCAACAAGGGCTGCGGCTCGACCCACACGATGGCCGCCGCCGAGGCGGTGGTGGCGCATGGCGCGGATCTGGGCATCTCGCTCGATGGCGATGCGGACCGCGTGATGATCCTCGACGCGAGCGGCACCGTGGCCGACGGCGACCAGCTGATGGCGCTTTTCGCCAGCCGCTGGGCCACCGAGGGGCGGCTGAACGGCGCGACGCTGGTGGCGACGGTGATGTCCAATCTCGGGCTCGAGCGCCATCTCGCCGCGCAGGGCATCGCGCTGCAACGCACCAAGGTCGGCGACCGCTACGTGGTCGAGGCGATGCGCCAAGGCGGCTGGAACCTGGGCGGCGAGCAGTCGGGCCATATCGTCATGACGGATTACGCCACGACCGGCGACGGGCTGATCGCCGGGCTGCAATTCGCCGCCGAGATGGTCCGCACGGGTCGCCCGGCGGCCGAGCTGATGCACAGCTTCACGCCGGTCCCGCAGCGGCTGGAGAACGTGAAATACGAGATGGGCGCGCGCCCGCTCGACAAGACGGAGGTGCGCACGGCGATCTCCGCTGCCGAGGCGGCGCTGTCGGGCAAGGGCCGGCTCCTGATCCGGCCCTCGGGGACCGAGCCCTTGATCCGCGTGATGGCGGAATGCGAGGACCCCGCCCTTCTGGACCGCGTGGTCGACGACGTGGCCGGCGCGGTCCGCGCCAGCGCCTGA